One genomic region from Gopherus flavomarginatus isolate rGopFla2 chromosome 20, rGopFla2.mat.asm, whole genome shotgun sequence encodes:
- the ZNF574 gene encoding zinc finger protein 574, translating into MAEPAEETLLFVEHRYVCSECSQLYGSLEEALLHQQSHLGPEQHYEVVGLAGEAEAEAGLYQALAVQESSQYQCLECGQLLLSPGELLEHQELHLKRLSQEPEAPAKLPASSQIHYECVECKALFLSQELWLAHRQAHRAPPEPPAPEAGPAGQSQALVDLEHSYRKPEEAGAAAGGDGCAVQLLLYECGECLQLFQTPKDFLEHQATHLGAAPAGELAEPPACPAEPPQPAPVGVLNGAAPAPSEPSITASDHSYELKNGPEEAAAAPRRPKPWCAECQQLFPSAHQLQLHLQCHRQGAFQCPLCSKVLPTPLALRQHQSEHSGESHYLCLDCGLAFDTEAVLLAHRRGHSPNPLHRCACGKAFLNMTKFLYHRRSHGPLPAPPPEPPLPAPPEPPPAPPAPKKPDDVVPLAIIYSVENAEANGPSFRCLMCSKVFSKHLQLVRHQRFVHKLERRHKCQTCGKMFKKKSHVRNHLLTHTGERPFHCKECGKSFNSQANLLRHRLTHTGERPYRCEICQKAFTQSSTLQQHLFVHSRHYPYKCQECGINFHRPYRLLMHRYHHTGEYPYKCQECGRSFLLRRLLDVHQLSHAGREPQVCAGCGAAFVTALQLREHKCGKVSRRFECPTCGKKVSSAARLRAHELLHDGGAVASPEEAAPAPPPPPPPPRRATCPKSFECADCKKLFSTETSLQVHRRIHTGERPYPCPDCGKAFRQSTHLKDHRRLHTGEKPFKCEECGKAFTIAVRLAEHRRIHTGERPYHCADCGKAYRSFSNLWKHRKLHQQQRLQNEQEALAEAAAAAAMAAATAPDYGNTLTIMETIEIYPAVATEPEGAPGGRLENVQLGGV; encoded by the coding sequence ATGGCGGAGCCGGCGGAGGAGACGCTGCTGTTCGTGGAGCATCGCTACGTGTGCTCGGAGTGCAGCCAGCTCTACGGCTCCCTGGAGGAGGCGCTGCTGCACCAGCAGAGCCACCTGGGCCCGGAGCAGCACTACGAGGTGGTGGGGCTGGCGGGCGAGGCCGAGGCCGAGGCCGGGCTGTACCAGGCGCTGGCTGTGCAGGAGAGCAGCCAGTACCAGTGCCTGGAGTgcgggcagctgctgctctccccgGGCGAGCTCCTGGAGCACCAGGAGCTGCACCTGAAGCGCCTCAGCCAGGAGCCGGAGGCGCCTGCCAAGCTGCCGGCCTCCAGCCAGATCCACTACGAGTGCGTGGAGTGCAAGGCCCTGTTCCTCAGCCAGGAGCTGTGGCTGGCTCACCGGCAGGCCCACCGCGCCCCCCCggagccccccgcccccgagGCGGGACCCGCCGGCCAGAGCCAGGCGCTGGTGGACCTGGAGCACTCCTACCGCAAGCCGGAGGAGGCGGGGGCAGCGGCGGGGGGGGACGGCTGCgctgtgcagctgctgctctACGAATGCGGCGAGTGCTTGCAGCTCTTCCAGACGCCCAAGGACTTCCTGGAGCACCAGGCCACGCACCTGGGCGCTGCGCCCGCCGGGGAGCTGGCAGAGCCACCCGCCTGCCCAGCGGAGCCCCCGCAACCGGCGCCGGTGGGCGTGCTGAACGGAGCCGCGCCCGCCCCCTCGGAGCCCAGCATCACCGCCAGCGACCACAGCTACGAGCTGAAGAACGGGCCTGAGGAGGCGGCGGCCGCGCCGCGCCGGCCCAAGCCGTGGTGCGCCGAGTGCCAGCAGCTCTTCCCCTCGGcacaccagctccagctgcacCTGCAGTGCCACCGCCAGGGCGCCTTCCAGTGCCCGCTCTGCAGCAAGGTGCTGCCCACCCCGCTGGCCCTGCGGCAGCACCAGAGCGAGCACAGCGGCGAGTCGCACTACCTGTGCTTGGACTGTGGCCTGGCCTTCGACACCGAGGCCGTGCTGCTGGCCCACCGGCGCGGGcactcccccaaccccctgcaccgcTGCGCCTGCGGCAAGGCCTTCCTCAACATGACCAAGTTCCTCTACCACCGCCGCTCCCACGGCCCCCTGCCGGCCCCCCCGccggagccgcccctgcctgccccGCCGGAGCCCCCACCCGCCCCGCCGGCGCCCAAGAAGCCGGACGACGTTGTGCCGCTGGCCATCATCTACTCGGTGGAGAACGCGGAGGCCAACGGGCCCAGCTTCCGCTGCCTGATGTGCAGCAAGGTCTTCTCCAAGCACCTGCAGCTGGTGCGGCACCAGCGCTTTGTGCACAAGCTGGAGCGGCGCCACAAGTGCCAGACCTGCGGCAAAATGTTCAAGAAGAAATCGCACGTCCGCAACCACCTGCTGACCCACACGGGCGAGCGCCCCTTCCACTGCAAGGAGTGCGGCAAGAGCTTCAACTCTCAGGCCAACCTGCTGCGCCACCGGCTGACCCACACGGGCGAGCGCCCCTACCGCTGCGAGATCTGCCAGAAGGCCTTCACCCAGTCCTccaccctgcagcagcacctcttCGTGCACAGCCGCCACTACCCCTACAAGTGCCAGGAGTGCGGCATCAACTTCCACCGGCCCTACCGCCTGCTCATGCACCGCTACCACCACACAGGCGAGTACCCCTACAAGTGCCAGGAGTGCGGGCGCTCCTTCCTGCTCCGGCGCCTGCTGGACGTGCACCAGCTGAGCCACGCCGGGCGGGAGCCCCAGGTCTGCGCCGGCTGCGGCGCTGCCTTCGTCACGGCCCTGCAGCTCCGCGAGCACAAGTGCGGCAAGGTGAGCCGGCGCTTCGAGTGCCCCACCTGCGGGAAGAAGGTCAGCTCGGCCGCCCGGCTCCGCGCCCATGAGCTGCTCCACGATGGGggggctgtggcctccccagAGGAGgcggcccccgccccgcccccgccgccccccccgccccgccgcgcCACCTGCCCCAAGAGCTTCGAATGCGCCGACTGCAAGAAGCTGTTCAGCACTGAGACCTCGCTGCAGGTTCACCGGCGCAtccacaccggggagcggccctacccCTGCCCGGACTGCGGCAAGGCCTTCCGCCAGTCCACCCACCTCAAGGACCACCGGCGGCTGCACACCGGCGAGAAGCCCTTCAAATGCGAGGAGTGCGGCAAGGCCTTCACCATCGCCGTGCGGCTGGCCGAGCACCGGCGCATCCACACCGGCGAGCGCCCCTACCACTGCGCCGACTGCGGCAAAGCCTATCGCTCCTTCTCCAACCTGTGGAAACACCGCAAGCTGCACCAGCAGCAACGCCTGCAGAACGAGCAGGAGGCCCTGGCCGAAGCCGCTGCCGCGGCCGCCATGGCAGCCGCCACCGCCCCGGACTACGGCAACACCCTGACCATCATGGAGACGATTGAGATCTACCCCGCTGTGGCCACCGAGCCCGAGGGCGCCCCGGGAGGCCGCCTGGAGAATGTTCAGCTGGGAGGGGTCTGA